From the Rhodoferax sp. WC2427 genome, one window contains:
- the can gene encoding carbonate dehydratase, translated as MTQSIPDIFANNRAWAAEMERERPGFFTELTRQQKPKYMWIGCSDSRVPANEIMGLAPGEVFVHRNVANVVVHSDLNALSTVQFAVDVIKVEHITVVGHYGCSGVAAALAGQRVGLADNWLRHIQDVRDRHWNLLDQIAEPQRHDALVELNAIEQVVNVCQSTVMVDAWARGQKVTVHGWVYGIHDGLLQNLHITVNGIEGLEAAYRAAVAGVAGAVRGQAGRAAG; from the coding sequence ATGACCCAATCCATACCCGATATTTTTGCCAATAACCGTGCCTGGGCCGCCGAGATGGAGCGCGAGCGCCCCGGTTTTTTTACCGAACTCACGCGCCAGCAAAAGCCCAAGTACATGTGGATCGGCTGCTCCGACAGCCGCGTCCCGGCCAACGAGATCATGGGCCTGGCGCCGGGCGAGGTGTTTGTGCACCGCAACGTGGCCAACGTGGTGGTGCATTCGGACCTGAACGCGCTGTCCACCGTACAGTTTGCGGTGGACGTGATCAAGGTCGAGCACATCACCGTGGTGGGCCACTACGGCTGCTCGGGCGTGGCGGCGGCGCTGGCCGGCCAGCGGGTCGGCCTGGCCGACAATTGGCTGCGCCACATCCAGGACGTGCGGGACCGCCACTGGAACCTGCTGGACCAGATTGCCGAACCCCAACGCCATGACGCGCTGGTCGAGCTCAACGCCATTGAGCAGGTGGTCAACGTCTGCCAAAGCACCGTCATGGTCGATGCCTGGGCGCGGGGCCAGAAAGTCACCGTGCACGGCTGGGTCTACGGCATCCACGACGGCCTGCTGCAAAACCTGCACATCACGGTCAACGGCATCGAGGGGCTGGAGGCGGCCTACCGGGCAGCGGTGGCGGGCGTGGCCGGTGCCGTGCGCGGCCAGGCAGGGCGCGCAGCGGGCTGA
- a CDS encoding cupin domain-containing protein has translation MTLFHKYHPLRPYAFLLVGLVSVSTLLAQNPGLQRTVVGRADVSIAGHEAVVARVEVAPGAKAGRHTHPGDEISYVLEGEATLLVDGQPPRVIKAGESFVVPAGVVHDAHNDGAVPTKLVGVYVVEKGKPLASPAP, from the coding sequence ATGACGCTATTTCACAAATACCACCCCCTGCGCCCTTATGCATTCCTGTTGGTGGGGCTGGTATCGGTCAGCACGCTGCTGGCGCAAAACCCGGGCTTGCAACGCACGGTGGTCGGGCGGGCCGATGTGTCGATCGCCGGGCACGAGGCGGTGGTGGCGCGGGTCGAGGTGGCTCCTGGCGCCAAAGCCGGGCGGCACACCCACCCCGGCGATGAAATCAGCTACGTGCTCGAAGGCGAGGCCACCCTGCTGGTCGATGGCCAGCCGCCGCGGGTCATCAAGGCGGGCGAGTCGTTTGTGGTGCCCGCTGGGGTGGTGCACGATGCCCACAACGACGGGGCCGTACCCACCAAACTGGTGGGCGTGTACGTGGTGGAAAAAGGCAAGCCGCTGGCCTCGCCCGCGCCATAA
- a CDS encoding MerR family DNA-binding transcriptional regulator, translating into MAISTYSISDLALEFDLTTRAIRFYEDMGLLQPTRSGPGGRTRVYSQRDRTRLKLTLRAKRLGLSLTQAREVIDMYDSPRDTTAQLGKFLDVLAAHRQQLEEQMAELQANIDEVKAHEKEAQAQLSKSRKQAKTA; encoded by the coding sequence ATGGCGATAAGCACCTACAGCATCAGCGACCTGGCCCTTGAGTTCGACCTGACCACCCGGGCCATCCGCTTTTACGAAGACATGGGCCTGCTGCAGCCCACGCGCAGCGGCCCGGGTGGCCGCACCCGCGTCTACAGCCAGCGCGACAGGACCCGCCTCAAACTGACCCTGCGCGCCAAACGCCTGGGCCTGAGCCTGACGCAGGCCAGGGAAGTCATCGACATGTACGACAGCCCACGCGACACCACCGCCCAGCTGGGTAAGTTTCTGGACGTGCTGGCCGCGCACCGCCAGCAACTGGAAGAGCAGATGGCCGAGCTGCAAGCCAATATCGACGAGGTCAAGGCCCACGAGAAGGAAGCGCAGGCGCAGCTCTCCAAGAGCCGCAAACAGGCAAAAACTGCCTGA